One genomic window of Malaciobacter molluscorum LMG 25693 includes the following:
- a CDS encoding TonB-dependent receptor plug domain-containing protein, producing MKKIFFIYFLLSNIIFAQSLDDLLDKYEDVSNKSLQTVDEKLGHVFIYSQKDIRLMQYKKLGDILKELPIMNYNQNRFGYSSLSLAGSKTTVSGFFRFFINDHEISSPYNQSPFLGWGDIPLDFVDHIEVYYGDSSLALGNDTGIYFIRIYTKKAYNENGNELNLEFEKAGTKAQSFMHSQILENGWSYLAYFKNYDKNETQNYKKQDLKNNENRKYAYFQLNKNKTNIDIGYVKGQKDNFMGLSSDVVPDSGKLKTEDFYINLTRKFLYDNSVKAKFAYSINYRDTKEKNKATSPMVGLSLLPVLEFGPTLPFSVPQKLDEKLKFIKIDVSLTKDFKYKNNDFIAGISFSKKNYDIKHRKTVNFFNQVKEYDDAYNGFNEEKTYSLFLENEYKLFDDLTFILNGKINKYERDTLIKDSTDKVYRVGFIYTPFENLGFKTFYTKTILPPTFYGVDFADKTTKTDLNSQKYNIYTAEGVFTTENSKFRVIFNDVRITDFLYFTPVGFRNIEDEVHSKGLTFIYDYQFDENNKIVLNYYTTRLNQKLNNSSKGGYIKFFGEYGKISYFSSIIYRNSYRYLDTYVPSAYDLNMGITYNYTDDFSISLQGSNILDKSTQSLYKDGLINGSNFSYEDRQKNFMLSMKWVF from the coding sequence ATGAAAAAAATATTTTTTATCTATTTTTTACTTTCAAATATTATTTTTGCACAATCTTTGGATGATTTGTTAGATAAATATGAAGATGTTTCAAATAAATCCCTTCAAACTGTAGATGAGAAACTAGGTCACGTTTTTATATATTCTCAAAAAGATATTCGTCTAATGCAATATAAAAAATTAGGTGATATTTTGAAAGAACTACCTATTATGAACTATAACCAAAATAGATTTGGTTACTCAAGCTTATCTTTAGCCGGTTCAAAAACTACGGTTAGTGGTTTCTTTAGATTTTTTATAAATGATCATGAAATTAGTTCACCATATAATCAATCTCCTTTTTTAGGTTGGGGAGATATTCCTTTAGATTTTGTGGATCATATTGAAGTTTATTATGGTGATAGTTCTTTGGCCCTTGGAAATGATACGGGAATTTATTTTATTAGAATTTATACAAAGAAAGCATATAATGAAAATGGTAATGAATTAAACTTAGAGTTTGAAAAAGCAGGCACTAAAGCACAATCATTTATGCATTCTCAGATATTAGAAAATGGATGGTCTTATCTTGCATATTTTAAAAACTATGATAAAAATGAGACTCAAAACTATAAAAAACAAGATCTAAAGAACAATGAAAATAGAAAATATGCTTATTTTCAATTAAATAAAAATAAAACAAATATAGATATAGGATATGTAAAAGGTCAAAAAGATAATTTTATGGGTCTGTCTTCTGATGTAGTACCAGATAGTGGTAAGCTAAAAACAGAGGATTTTTATATAAATCTAACCAGAAAGTTTCTTTATGATAATTCAGTAAAAGCTAAATTTGCTTATAGTATAAACTATCGAGATACAAAAGAGAAAAATAAAGCTACGAGTCCGATGGTTGGACTTTCTTTACTTCCTGTTTTGGAATTTGGACCCACATTACCTTTTTCTGTTCCACAAAAATTAGATGAAAAATTAAAATTTATAAAAATAGATGTAAGTTTAACTAAAGATTTTAAATATAAAAACAATGATTTTATTGCTGGTATCTCTTTTTCTAAAAAAAATTATGATATTAAACATAGAAAAACTGTAAACTTTTTTAATCAAGTTAAAGAGTATGATGATGCTTATAATGGTTTCAATGAAGAAAAAACATATTCTCTTTTTCTTGAAAATGAGTATAAATTATTTGATGACTTGACTTTTATTTTAAATGGTAAGATAAATAAATATGAAAGAGATACTTTAATAAAAGATTCTACTGATAAAGTATATAGAGTAGGGTTTATTTATACTCCTTTTGAAAACTTGGGATTTAAGACTTTTTACACAAAAACTATACTTCCTCCTACCTTTTATGGTGTTGATTTTGCTGATAAAACTACAAAAACAGATTTGAACTCTCAAAAATATAATATTTATACTGCAGAGGGTGTATTTACAACTGAAAATTCTAAATTTAGAGTAATCTTTAATGATGTTAGAATTACTGACTTTTTATATTTTACACCTGTTGGTTTTAGAAATATTGAAGATGAAGTTCATTCAAAAGGTTTAACTTTTATATACGATTATCAGTTTGATGAAAATAATAAAATAGTATTGAATTATTATACAACAAGATTAAATCAAAAGTTAAATAATTCTAGTAAAGGTGGATATATTAAATTTTTTGGAGAATATGGCAAAATCAGCTATTTTTCTTCAATCATCTATAGAAATTCATATAGATATTTAGATACTTATGTACCAAGTGCATATGATCTGAATATGGGAATAACTTATAATTATACAGATGATTTTTCTATTAGTTTACAAGGCTCAAATATTTTAGATAAATCAACGCAAAGTTTATATAAAGATGGCTTGATTAATGGAAGTAATTTTTCATACGAAGATAGACAGAAAAATTTTATGCTTAGCATGAAGTGGGTGTTCTAA
- the qhpG gene encoding flavin-dependent monooxygenase QhpG — protein sequence MKRVNISVLGAGIAGVVTAIGLKKLGFNVTIFYKQRSFTAYEGFSQKTKDGLLLSNCRNAASLLTKQSIRNANWGTKQNSVNFEFVVSRNKFDKSLIKDAEEFGIKCIEAKVIGSVKNINNKAKIDYKINSNILSEICDYVVDSRGRFTPYKDKYISGPKSFSLLQELETKDNVEQKTSIDSVKDGWIWQAYLGNNKGYIQFTCDESLANNVKNFEEVLDLIKSQSLDLWILKDSKFINNLIKRDSYSKIHKDIVTDKYILVGDSASSIDPLSGNGAFQALSMASVAPYVINTIFNLPKNKHIAKEFYKKRVNYIFDKFSNVGRDFYCMENRFDSLFWQKRQNWPILKTGKYNIPTIKKEAILKDNFIYEHDVVITKDNPLGVWLLNNFDIVSLSKYCLNNSKEKAIKYFENFCTSKNLVNKDIMILKKWIFSQNIIRN from the coding sequence ATGAAAAGAGTAAATATATCAGTGCTTGGAGCAGGTATTGCTGGTGTAGTAACTGCTATTGGATTAAAAAAACTAGGTTTCAATGTAACCATTTTTTATAAGCAAAGAAGTTTTACTGCTTATGAAGGTTTTAGTCAAAAAACAAAAGATGGTCTTTTATTATCAAATTGTAGAAATGCTGCTAGTTTATTGACTAAACAATCTATTAGAAATGCGAATTGGGGAACAAAACAAAATAGCGTTAATTTTGAATTTGTAGTATCTAGGAATAAATTTGATAAATCTTTAATAAAAGATGCAGAAGAATTTGGAATTAAATGTATTGAAGCTAAAGTAATAGGAAGTGTCAAAAATATAAATAATAAAGCCAAAATTGATTATAAAATTAATTCAAATATTTTATCAGAGATTTGTGATTATGTTGTAGATTCAAGAGGTAGATTTACTCCTTATAAAGATAAATATATTAGTGGTCCTAAGAGCTTCTCACTACTTCAAGAGCTTGAAACTAAAGATAATGTTGAACAAAAAACATCAATTGATTCTGTTAAAGATGGATGGATATGGCAAGCATATTTAGGAAATAATAAAGGTTATATTCAATTTACTTGTGATGAATCTTTAGCAAATAATGTAAAGAATTTTGAGGAAGTTTTAGATTTGATTAAAAGTCAATCTTTAGATTTGTGGATATTAAAAGATTCTAAATTTATAAATAATTTAATAAAAAGAGATTCTTATTCAAAAATACATAAAGATATTGTTACTGATAAATATATTTTAGTTGGTGATAGTGCTTCAAGCATTGATCCTTTATCTGGGAATGGTGCATTTCAAGCTTTGAGTATGGCAAGTGTTGCACCTTATGTTATTAATACAATTTTTAATCTACCTAAAAATAAGCATATCGCAAAAGAGTTTTATAAAAAAAGAGTAAATTATATTTTTGATAAATTCTCAAACGTTGGTAGAGATTTTTATTGTATGGAAAATAGATTTGATAGCTTATTTTGGCAAAAAAGACAAAATTGGCCTATACTAAAAACAGGAAAATATAATATTCCAACAATTAAAAAAGAAGCAATTTTAAAAGATAATTTTATTTATGAACATGATGTTGTTATTACTAAAGATAATCCTCTAGGAGTTTGGTTATTAAATAATTTTGATATTGTTTCTCTATCAAAATACTGTTTGAATAACAGTAAAGAAAAAGCAATCAAATATTTTGAGAATTTTTGTACGAGTAAAAATTTAGTAAATAAAGATATTATGATATTGAAAAAATGGATTTTTTCTCAAAATATTATAAGAAATTAA
- the qhpE gene encoding subtilisin-like serine protease QhpE produces the protein MKKDIFVAIIDSGCSFDTYKKVAIKEDNFELKVVNQNSINLGHGNEIGKIISTCDNAKIYDIQIFENRLNISALYLYKAFEYLLDKKVDVINLSLGILTNYKEIEDICYELIKRGVTIISSFPKSGQNFVYPASYKDVICVTSDGRCKGFDISYLDDNLELFGCNPFSSKKNVTGSSVAVAKFTKIFCEYLSEGFSKEQILLKIKQQGI, from the coding sequence ATGAAAAAAGATATTTTTGTAGCAATAATAGATAGTGGTTGTTCATTTGATACTTATAAAAAAGTTGCAATAAAAGAAGATAATTTTGAATTAAAAGTTGTGAATCAAAATAGTATTAACTTAGGTCATGGCAATGAAATAGGAAAAATTATATCTACTTGTGATAATGCAAAAATATATGATATTCAAATATTTGAAAATAGATTAAATATTTCAGCATTATATTTATATAAAGCATTTGAGTATTTATTAGATAAAAAAGTTGATGTAATAAATTTAAGTTTAGGAATATTGACAAACTATAAAGAAATAGAAGATATATGTTATGAACTTATAAAAAGAGGCGTGACAATTATATCTTCTTTTCCAAAAAGTGGACAAAACTTCGTTTATCCTGCTTCTTATAAAGATGTTATTTGTGTAACTTCTGATGGAAGATGTAAAGGATTTGATATTAGTTATTTAGATGATAATCTTGAGTTATTTGGTTGTAACCCTTTCTCAAGTAAAAAAAATGTTACAGGTTCTAGTGTTGCAGTTGCAAAATTTACAAAAATATTTTGTGAATATTTATCTGAAGGTTTTAGTAAAGAACAAATTTTATTAAAAATTAAACAGCAAGGAATATAG
- a CDS encoding ABC transporter ATP-binding protein yields MENQISKILYPLLKQNKRGFFIIFLFSIIVSVGAALQPYIIQNIIDKALIKSNLDLLYIFVAISVLLTIVLIIVKSINDIFYTDFSMKILFSFRQKVFEKMFLHKKSFLNTFHSADLMTRLQVDLSELQRFFTDSFLAIFSTFLSLIVISIIIYSYNIKLMILILVFLPIEFFCIKPLYKHMHESTKDMREKTSNTSKFFVESLRYLTFLKTLGAQNYTIKGLDNVQNEYKKTVIKNKKLNIVFTQIPALISLLGKTIILLYGGYLTINRQLQVGELVAFLTYFGMILSPVHTILGIVNNIPKVKVSFNRVLQILPKEQETIFLNENSYDLNIKNLYFSYKNNIIFDELNLIIKQNEKVALLGKNGSGKSTLSNLLCAIDNPSKGEIILGSTNIVNKTVVNITDYIIKMEQVPVILDTTLKQNLTLGIDNILEDEIIKALKLVKMYSWYENLKDKLDTKLVESGENLSVGQRQRLALCRVVLLKPKIIILDEFTSSIDKDDTRWLFENLNKLFTNCTVIVITHQHDMLNYFDKVYKIANRNIVEIDK; encoded by the coding sequence GTGGAAAATCAAATATCTAAGATATTATATCCTCTCTTGAAACAAAACAAGAGAGGGTTTTTTATCATATTTTTGTTTTCAATTATTGTATCTGTTGGTGCTGCACTACAACCTTATATTATTCAAAATATAATAGATAAAGCTTTAATCAAATCAAATTTAGATTTATTATATATTTTTGTTGCTATTTCTGTTTTACTTACTATTGTTTTGATTATTGTAAAGAGTATAAATGATATTTTTTATACTGATTTTTCAATGAAAATTCTTTTTAGTTTTCGACAAAAGGTATTTGAAAAAATGTTTTTGCATAAAAAAAGTTTTTTAAATACTTTTCATTCAGCAGATTTAATGACAAGACTTCAAGTCGATTTAAGTGAATTACAAAGATTTTTTACTGATTCTTTTTTAGCTATATTTTCTACTTTTTTAAGTTTAATTGTTATTTCAATTATTATATATTCATATAATATAAAATTGATGATATTAATACTTGTATTTTTGCCGATAGAATTTTTTTGTATTAAGCCTTTATATAAACATATGCATGAAAGTACCAAAGATATGAGAGAAAAGACATCTAATACTTCAAAATTTTTCGTGGAAAGTTTAAGGTATCTTACTTTTTTAAAAACTTTAGGCGCTCAAAATTATACTATTAAAGGTCTTGATAATGTTCAAAATGAGTATAAAAAAACAGTAATAAAAAATAAAAAATTAAATATAGTTTTTACTCAAATTCCAGCTTTAATATCTTTATTAGGAAAGACAATAATATTACTTTATGGTGGATATTTAACTATAAATAGACAATTACAAGTTGGTGAATTAGTTGCATTTTTAACATACTTTGGAATGATTTTATCTCCTGTTCATACAATATTAGGAATTGTAAATAATATTCCCAAAGTAAAAGTTAGTTTTAATAGAGTTTTACAAATACTTCCTAAAGAACAAGAAACGATATTTTTAAATGAAAATTCATATGATTTAAATATAAAGAATTTGTACTTTTCTTATAAAAATAATATTATTTTTGATGAATTGAATTTAATTATAAAACAAAATGAAAAAGTTGCACTTTTAGGTAAGAATGGAAGTGGAAAAAGTACATTATCAAATCTTTTATGTGCAATAGATAATCCTTCTAAAGGTGAAATAATTTTAGGTTCAACTAATATTGTAAATAAGACAGTTGTAAATATTACAGATTATATTATAAAGATGGAACAAGTACCTGTAATATTAGATACAACATTGAAACAAAATTTAACTTTAGGTATTGATAATATTTTAGAAGATGAGATTATCAAAGCTTTAAAATTAGTAAAAATGTACTCATGGTATGAAAACTTAAAAGATAAATTAGATACTAAATTAGTTGAATCAGGAGAAAATTTATCTGTAGGACAAAGACAGAGATTAGCTCTTTGTAGAGTTGTTCTTTTAAAACCTAAAATAATTATTTTAGATGAATTTACCTCCTCTATTGATAAAGATGATACAAGGTGGCTTTTTGAAAACTTAAATAAACTTTTTACTAATTGTACTGTTATTGTAATAACTCATCAACATGATATGCTAAATTATTTTGATAAAGTTTATAAGATAGCAAATAGAAATATTGTTGAGATTGACAAATGA
- the peaD gene encoding quinohemoprotein amine dehydrogenase subunit beta, with protein MINNKLKSKLLLALFTASSCLCLNADIVKLKPNRDYIVTETRPNNIVLVDAKEQKIVNNCKIDESFSPGGIVLAPDNRHAFILGGYGEEIAGYNITTCKKVFHANLTQGDIKGQSLAGLAVSEDSKKVYAIYNRTKLGIDRYTVLDPMFSSFNVVDGLNAKATISFKIPRQMTLMSVAKDGTIYAIGSALYKINPKTKDVKVVKKILNWGKKNYSDPDSAGNYIIGQQQGDFSTLYYTEKYNKNGEAIGWYWGVTSVDLNTNKVEQFEFTDYETLMFAIMRSPKNRNIAYGTLNDLTKFDLKNKKVLKRVILDHTYYSPAISPDGTKVYLGNCLNDIAIYDAKTLKKLGNVYLPGDMGSAALQVFHNK; from the coding sequence ATGATAAATAATAAATTAAAAAGTAAACTTCTTTTAGCTTTATTTACAGCTTCAAGTTGTCTATGTCTAAATGCAGATATAGTTAAACTTAAGCCAAATAGAGATTATATTGTAACAGAAACTAGACCAAATAATATTGTTTTAGTTGATGCAAAAGAACAAAAAATAGTAAATAATTGCAAAATTGATGAAAGTTTTTCTCCTGGTGGAATTGTTTTAGCTCCTGATAATAGACATGCTTTTATTTTAGGTGGATATGGAGAAGAGATTGCTGGATATAATATTACTACTTGTAAAAAAGTATTTCATGCAAACTTAACTCAAGGAGATATAAAAGGTCAGAGTTTAGCAGGACTTGCTGTTAGTGAAGATAGTAAAAAAGTTTATGCAATATATAATAGAACAAAACTTGGAATAGATAGATATACTGTTTTAGACCCAATGTTTTCTTCTTTTAATGTAGTAGATGGTTTAAATGCAAAAGCTACTATTAGTTTTAAAATACCTAGACAAATGACATTGATGAGTGTTGCTAAAGATGGAACAATCTATGCCATTGGTTCAGCACTATATAAAATCAATCCAAAAACTAAAGATGTTAAAGTAGTTAAAAAAATCCTAAATTGGGGCAAAAAGAATTATTCTGATCCTGATTCTGCTGGTAATTATATTATTGGGCAACAACAAGGTGATTTTTCAACTTTATATTACACAGAAAAATATAATAAAAATGGTGAAGCAATTGGTTGGTATTGGGGCGTTACAAGTGTTGATTTAAATACTAATAAAGTAGAGCAATTTGAATTTACAGATTATGAAACTTTAATGTTTGCAATTATGAGAAGTCCTAAAAATAGAAATATTGCATATGGTACTTTAAATGACTTAACTAAATTTGATCTGAAAAATAAAAAAGTTTTAAAAAGAGTTATTTTAGATCATACTTACTATAGTCCAGCTATTTCACCTGATGGTACAAAAGTATATTTAGGAAATTGTCTAAATGATATTGCAATTTATGATGCTAAAACTCTTAAAAAATTGGGAAATGTTTATTTGCCAGGTGATATGGGATCAGCAGCATTACAAGTATTTCATAATAAATAA
- the qhpC gene encoding quinohemoprotein amine dehydrogenase subunit gamma, giving the protein MKNGKEDEVLAMSSVVGCVTTFDPGWEVDDEGGIASLCQPMEADLYGCSDPCWWPTQVPDTSSSYKQWADKSSSSKDKWREFDNVYPKL; this is encoded by the coding sequence ATAAAAAATGGTAAAGAAGATGAAGTTTTAGCTATGTCTAGTGTTGTAGGTTGTGTTACAACATTTGATCCAGGTTGGGAAGTAGATGATGAAGGTGGTATCGCAAGTTTATGCCAACCAATGGAAGCAGATTTATACGGTTGTTCTGATCCTTGCTGGTGGCCAACTCAAGTTCCAGATACTTCGTCAAGTTATAAGCAGTGGGCAGATAAATCATCATCAAGTAAAGATAAATGGCGAGAGTTTGATAATGTATATCCAAAACTATAA
- the peaB gene encoding quinohemoprotein amine dehydrogenase maturation protein — protein MKMDIKNYPLLRVNYKRLEVDNKNYIFHVPSSSVFELCEDSHRVLNKLENKEDLNSDEKEIFNEFMSLNLVGNQFKEKDVKVQKFPAKALVLNVTSGCNLSCTYCYKEDLTSLKNRGNMTMQMAKDAIDLFYNESPDLKNYSITFFGGEPLSNLTLIKQIIEYANDFFGSKGVNIGYALTTNGTLLTKDIIEYFFKNRVDLTVSIDGPEVLHNKTRVFGNGKGTYKSVVKNLSTLLKVYGDRIVPARVTLTRGVSDVLKIWDHLKNDLGFKEIGFAPVSSGENDFFNLSPQEQIKVFEEFKILGNHYVQNAINGKLNGFSNIHRTMMDIHEGRKKRLPCGAGVGLLSVSYKGDIDLCHRFTGSDFKSFGSIKDGLDKKSLSNFLEKRANEKNSDCQSCHARYLCAGGCYHENYIKNKTPEIKGHQYCDTLREWIDFVVASYVKIREKNPSFFDKFLTNKGVKSKIF, from the coding sequence ATGAAAATGGACATAAAGAATTATCCTCTTTTAAGAGTTAATTACAAAAGATTAGAAGTTGATAATAAAAACTATATTTTTCATGTGCCAAGTTCTTCTGTTTTTGAATTATGTGAAGATAGCCATAGAGTTTTAAACAAGTTAGAAAATAAAGAAGACTTAAATAGTGATGAAAAAGAGATTTTCAATGAGTTTATGAGTTTAAATCTAGTAGGAAATCAATTTAAAGAAAAAGATGTAAAAGTTCAAAAATTTCCTGCTAAAGCTTTAGTTTTAAATGTTACTTCTGGTTGTAACTTAAGTTGTACTTATTGTTATAAAGAAGATTTAACAAGCCTAAAAAACAGAGGAAATATGACTATGCAAATGGCAAAAGATGCCATTGATCTTTTTTATAATGAATCACCAGATTTAAAAAACTATTCAATTACTTTTTTTGGTGGAGAACCTTTAAGTAATCTTACATTAATCAAACAAATAATTGAATATGCAAATGATTTTTTTGGTTCAAAAGGTGTAAATATAGGTTATGCCCTTACAACAAATGGAACTTTACTTACTAAAGATATTATTGAATATTTTTTCAAAAATAGAGTTGATTTAACAGTAAGTATAGATGGTCCAGAAGTATTACATAATAAAACGAGAGTTTTTGGTAATGGTAAAGGAACTTATAAAAGTGTTGTAAAAAATCTTTCTACATTACTTAAAGTTTATGGCGACAGAATTGTTCCAGCAAGGGTGACTCTTACAAGAGGTGTTTCTGATGTACTTAAAATCTGGGATCATTTGAAAAATGATTTAGGTTTTAAAGAGATAGGATTTGCACCTGTTTCAAGTGGTGAAAATGATTTTTTTAATCTATCACCTCAAGAACAAATAAAAGTTTTTGAAGAGTTTAAAATACTTGGAAATCATTATGTACAAAATGCAATAAATGGAAAGTTAAATGGTTTTTCAAATATTCATAGAACTATGATGGATATACATGAAGGTAGAAAAAAAAGACTTCCTTGTGGTGCAGGAGTAGGGTTACTTTCTGTTTCTTATAAAGGAGATATTGATTTATGTCATAGATTTACTGGTTCTGATTTTAAATCTTTTGGAAGTATAAAAGATGGATTAGATAAAAAGTCTTTATCAAACTTTTTAGAAAAAAGAGCAAATGAAAAAAATTCAGATTGTCAAAGTTGTCATGCTAGATATTTATGTGCTGGTGGTTGTTATCATGAAAACTATATCAAAAATAAAACACCTGAAATAAAAGGACATCAATATTGTGATACTTTAAGAGAATGGATTGATTTTGTGGTTGCTTCATATGTGAAAATTAGGGAAAAAAATCCTAGTTTTTTTGATAAATTTTTAACAAACAAAGGGGTAAAAAGTAAAATATTTTAA
- the peaA gene encoding quinohemoprotein amine dehydrogenase subunit alpha, with protein MNYVNLSKIAFGLLLSSVSLFAVDANNGAKVLETKCIACHTGSLKDGLSRISDQRKTPEGWYMTINRMQRIHGLLLTQQEEKDVVKYLSDNQGLTPKEIKPFKYVLDKTPNYQEKKTDELFTQMCIRCHSQARIGLQRRTAKEWDGLVNFHVAQFISFEVQANARDRDWLGIAQKKIVPYLEKLYGKQEKTWTNYLKSVKNYELPLSWTFEGHSAKDGDFDATLKLTKAKDDSYIAIYEQSYLNGKSFKASGKAILYSKSELRISLKDANGIRYSQILHINPINSEVEGRIYQTEHSELGASLKGIASDNKKSVITGIFPNAIKSNDKTKLVIVGSSLSSDITLPKSLKLLKTISKSKNKIELEVLAKDINSVKQFDLKVGNTSIKDAIVIYNKVDYLKIIPGYAISRYGSSTEKIKKEFTQFEAIGFSNGADGKKGTSDDIKLKPVNVIWNMKPFDEQAKEDRDIMYAGSINRYTGLFTPSEGGYNPTRKLMANNVGNLMITATFLQNNKYLEAKSHLIVTVPKFVNPPIN; from the coding sequence TTGAACTATGTAAATTTGTCTAAAATAGCTTTTGGTTTGCTTTTATCTTCTGTATCCTTGTTTGCAGTTGATGCAAACAATGGTGCAAAAGTATTAGAAACTAAATGTATTGCCTGTCATACAGGAAGTTTAAAAGATGGTTTAAGTCGTATTTCTGATCAAAGGAAGACACCAGAAGGTTGGTATATGACAATAAATAGAATGCAAAGAATTCATGGATTATTATTAACACAACAAGAAGAAAAAGATGTAGTAAAATATTTATCTGATAATCAAGGTTTAACACCTAAAGAGATTAAGCCTTTCAAATATGTATTAGATAAAACACCAAATTACCAAGAAAAGAAAACTGATGAGCTTTTTACACAAATGTGTATAAGATGTCACTCACAAGCAAGAATTGGTTTACAAAGACGAACTGCAAAAGAGTGGGATGGATTAGTTAACTTTCATGTGGCACAATTTATTTCATTTGAAGTTCAAGCAAATGCAAGAGACAGAGATTGGCTAGGAATTGCACAGAAAAAAATTGTTCCTTATTTAGAAAAGTTATATGGTAAACAAGAAAAAACTTGGACAAATTATTTAAAATCAGTAAAAAATTATGAATTGCCTTTATCTTGGACTTTTGAAGGGCATAGTGCAAAAGATGGTGATTTTGATGCTACATTAAAACTTACAAAAGCAAAAGATGATAGTTATATTGCTATTTATGAACAAAGTTATTTAAATGGCAAAAGTTTTAAAGCTTCTGGTAAAGCTATTTTATACTCTAAAAGTGAGTTAAGAATATCTTTAAAAGATGCTAATGGTATTAGATATTCTCAAATACTTCATATAAACCCTATTAATTCTGAAGTTGAAGGTCGAATTTATCAAACAGAACATTCTGAATTGGGGGCATCATTAAAAGGTATAGCAAGTGATAATAAAAAAAGTGTTATTACAGGAATTTTTCCAAATGCTATTAAATCTAATGATAAAACTAAACTTGTAATTGTAGGTTCTAGTTTGTCATCAGATATTACTCTTCCTAAAAGTTTAAAACTATTAAAAACAATATCTAAATCAAAAAATAAAATTGAATTAGAAGTTCTTGCAAAAGATATAAATAGTGTAAAACAGTTTGATTTAAAAGTTGGTAATACTTCTATTAAAGATGCAATTGTTATTTATAACAAAGTTGATTACTTAAAAATTATACCAGGTTATGCAATATCAAGATATGGTTCTTCAACTGAAAAAATCAAAAAAGAATTTACTCAATTTGAAGCAATTGGCTTTTCAAATGGAGCTGATGGCAAAAAAGGTACAAGTGATGATATAAAACTTAAACCTGTAAATGTTATTTGGAATATGAAACCATTTGATGAGCAAGCAAAAGAAGATAGAGATATTATGTATGCGGGTAGTATCAATAGATATACTGGACTTTTTACTCCAAGTGAAGGTGGATACAATCCAACAAGAAAATTGATGGCTAATAATGTGGGTAATCTAATGATTACGGCAACTTTTCTTCAAAATAATAAATATTTAGAAGCTAAATCACACCTAATTGTTACAGTACCAAAATTTGTTAACCCACCAATAAATTAA